The Actinomycetota bacterium region TGGAGTCGATGCTCTGAGAGACCGACGGTGACCCCAGCGCCAGGACGTCCATCGACTGGGCCGTCAGTCCGGCGGCGCCGATGTTCTGGACCGCGGTCAGGTTGCTCGGGCCGCCACCGGTGCCCGACTCGTACGGCAGTGCGTCGTCCGGAGCAGGCGAACCGTCGCCGACGGCGTTGCTGGCGTCCGCCAGGCACGACACGGGAGACGAGATCGACGACTGCGCGATCATCAGGTCGACGTCGTCGAGCTGGGTTATCTGAGTGGCCGGAAGCCCGGACCAGGAGTCCGTCTTCTCGTCCGGGACCTGGCTGGTCGAGCTGGGGTCGTCGTCGGCCGAGGCAACAACGGGGCGCTCCTCCCCGTACGTGTTGCCGGACCCCTGCAGATAGGAGGACTTGCCCGCGCACGAAACGTTGGAGGTGACGCGGTGCTTGATCGCTCCGTTGGTTTCAGGCATCCCGATGATGACGGGACCCGCGCTCGTCGCGTTGGCGTTCAAAGCCTGAGCAAGGCTCCCGCTGGCCAGCCGGACTGACGCCGAACCTCCGAGGGCTGCGGCCGTGGCGGACATCGGGACGGTGATGGAACCGGCCGGAACCAGTCCGCTTTCGGAGACGAGGGTCTGCGCTCGAACTTGATTCTCAGCGGCGCCCTGGGTCCCGCGGGGGTCCCAGGAGACGCGACCGAGGACTCTCTTGTAATCGGTGACCCCGTCGGCATTGTCGTCGACGGCCGTGACGTAGATGTACCGCGTCAAGGTGCTGGCTCCCCGGTTGATCGTCGCCTGGTGGGGGTTGAACGGGTGTCCTGCGCCCTGGGTGGCCCAGACGATGGGCTCCGTGCGGTTGGCGGCGGTATCGACCAGGTACCGGTACGAGCCGGACTGGTTGACGATCAACGGGTCCGTGGCGATCGTGGGGTCCTGTCCCGCGGGGGCAAGGCCGAGGTTGTCATAGGACAGGCTGCGGGCGAACTCCAGGACCCGCGTCAGCTCCTGGGTGGCAACCTCCCGCTGCTTGCCGCGAAGGACGCCCTTCATCCCGCTAGCCAGCGAGGACATGAGCAGGACCATGACCGCCGAAAGGATCATCATCGCCACGACGACCTCGACAATCGACAGCCCCGCTTCCGGGTGGCGGTCCCGGAGCCGGGCGCCCAGGCGTGCGCACAGGCCGGTGCGTCTCCTTGTTTCATGCGGTCTATGCATCAATGGGAGTTCCTCCTACTGTTAACAACGCCCCAGCCAAGCACGACGAGACCGCCTAGGTGTGCTGGGAGAGTGACGAATAAGAACTAGTTCGTTCCGGTCCAGCGTCGATCTCCGGACCTCGCCCTAGGCGAAGCGGCGCAGCCCATCATGGCCCGGAAGGCGTCACCGCGCCGTTACGAGACCACCCGCGCCGGCGTGAACGGCGCAGGTCAGAGCCGCGGCGCGGGGCGGGGAGCCCGGAAAGGCGGGGCCTCAGGGTTTGCAGATGCGGCAGGGGGCCAGCCCGCGGTCCCTCGCCTCGCCGGACGAAACCACGTCGGCCCCCTCACGTCCGGAGGCGAGCCTGCAGTCCGGTCGGTGGTAGCTGGAGGAGCCGGCCACCACCAGTCCGTTTCGAGACGCTTTGGGTGCTGCCCGGCCCGCGGGCGTGACGGCCACCGGGGCGGCGGCCTGGACCCGCTCCAGGACCTCCCCCAACTCCCGAAGGCGCTCCTCGAGGGCCACCCGGTCGCGCTTGGTGCTCTGGATGAAGATGATGCTCAGGCCGACCAGGATCAGGGACAGGCCCCCGACACCCCCGGAGATCAGGTACGGGATCTGCCCGGGAGTGTGGTCCAGGTTCGCGGCCCCGTTCCAGGCGACGAAGATGAACAAAAAGCCGAGCCCGATCAGTGCCATGGCCAGATAGGTCGTGATCTTGAAAGCGTCCCGGGCCACGCCGGACGAAAGATCCTGAAGTCGCCGCATCAGCCCTCCGAGGTCATGCCGGCGCGCCCATGTACGCCTCGCGCAGGGCCGTCCCTTCCCGGACCTCCTGCCCACGGGCCTGGTACACCAGCGTGCCCTTCTCTATGACGAAAGCGCGGTCGGCAATCTTCAGTGCTCCGATGTTCTGCTCCACGAGGATGACCGTCACGCCCGACTCGTTGATCTGCTTGATGATGTCGAAGACCAGCTTGACGATGACGGGGGCAAGCCCCAGGGAGGCCTCGTCGATCAGCAGCAGGCGGGGGTCTCCCATCATCGCCCGCGCGATCGCCAGCATCTGCTGCTCGCCTCCTGACAGGGTTCCCGCCATCTGCTCGCGCCGTTCGCGCAGCCGCGGGAAGTAGTCGTAGGCCATGTCCGTCTGCCGCTGGACGAAGGCCTTGTCGCGCCGCTTGGTCCAGCCGCCGATCATCATGTTTTTGTCCACGGTCAGCCCCGGGAATACACGGCGTCCCTCGGGTGACAGAACGACCCGCCGGCCCACCATGTGCTTGGCGTCCTTGCCCGTGACCTCCTCGCCGTCGAAGACGACTTTGCCCCCCGTGGGCTTGAGCAGGCCCGCGAGGCACATCATCGTCGTCGTCTTCCCGGCGCCGTTCAGACCCAGCAGGACCCCCGTCTCGCCCTCCTCGACCTCGAAGTCCAGCCCGTAGAGGACGGCAAGGTCGCCGTAGCCGGCGGTGAGGCCGGACACCTCAAGCAGCGCCATGTGAGTCCTCCACGTCGCCCCCCAGGTACGCCGCGACCACCTCTGGGTGCGAACGGACCGCCTCGGGTTCGCCGTCCACTAGAAGCTGGCCGAAGTTCAGCACGTAGATGTAGTCACACACGCGGACGACCAGCGGCACGTGGTGCTCGATCATCACGATCGTCAGGCCGAGCTCGCGACGCATCTCCAGGAGCCTGTCGCCGAACGCATAAGACTCCTCGGGACCGACCCCCGCCGACGGCTCGTCGAGCAGCAGCAGGTCGGGGTCCGTGGCCAGGACCGCCGCCACCTCCACCATCTTCAGCGTCCCGTAGGGCATCCCGGGCAGCAGGGCGTCGCGAAGATGGGCCAGAGACATGAAATCCAGCACCTGCATGGCCCGGTCCACCAGGGCCCTTTCCTGCGCGAACGAAAGGGGGGCCCCGACGATGCCCGGAATGGCTCCGTACTCGATGGCCATGTGCTGGGCCAAAAGCATGTTCTCTAGGACCGTCATCGACTTCACGAGTCCAACGGTCTGGAAGGTCCGTCCGATTCCGAGCGCGGCACGCTTGTGGGGGGGCAGCTCGGAGACGTCCTCCCCGCGATAGCTGATCCGTCCCGAGGTCTGCTTGTAAAACCCGGTGATGCAGTTGAACAGCGTCGTCTTGCCCGCGCCGTTGGGGCCGATCAGCCCCACGATCTCCCATTCGTTGACGGTGAGGTTGACGCTGTCCAGCGCCTGGACGCCCCCGAACCGGATGGAGACCTCGTTGACCTCAAGGACGGACATCGGCCCCCCCGGCGAAAGTCGGCTTGCCCTCGTGCATGGCGGCCAGGCGGAACCGGTCGCCCTGGAACCACCGAACGATGGGACGGATCTGCTGTCCGATCCCGCCCGGGAACTGAATGAGCGTGAGGATCAGAAGAAGGGACCCGACTGCCGGAACGAGCAGTGCCGGCTCCTTCGCCACGTCCAGAATCCACCTGAACGCGCCGCCGATGAGGGGCTTGGTCGCCAGCCAGTCCAGGGCCGTCACCAGGTACTTGTCCAGCAGGGCGAAGAACACCGAGCCGAAGATCACGCCCAGCCGTGAGCCGAGTCCCCCGACCACCGTCATGAGAACGAACTCCAGCGCGAGGAAAAAGCTGAACGGCGTCGCTGTGACGTCCTTGACCAGGTGGCCCAGCAATCCGCCGGCAAGTCCCGCCACCATCCCCGAAAGCACGAAGGCCAGGAGCTTGTAGGCCATGACGTTGATGCCCATCGATGCAGCCACCCTCTCGGAATCCCGGACCGCCTGCACCGCGCGTCCCGCCTTTGTCTGGATGAACCGCCAGTCCAGATAAGCGATCACTGCCAGGAAGGCGAGGCAAAGGTACGCATACGTGTTGTCGGACTCGAGCCAAGTCGGGCGCGGTGCCGCCAGCCCCGCCCCGCCTCCGGTGAAGGGGCGGAACAGGAAGATGGTCCTTTCGGCAACGGCTCCGTATGCCAGCGTCACCAGCGCGAGGTACAGCCCCCTGACGCGCAGCGCAGCGCCCCCCAGGACGAGAGCGGCAAGCCCGCCGGAAAGTGCGGCCGCGGGAAGAGCCATGGCGAAGTCCAGCTTCAGCGTGGTCACGACGAAAGCGGTTGTAAAGGCCCCGATCCCGACAAAGGCCTGGTGCCCGAGGGAGATCTGCCCGGCGTGGCCAAGCAGCAGGTTCATGGACAACCCGACCATGGCGAAGATCGCCGCGTACGAGATGTGGCTCGCGTTGAAGTCCGGAACAACGGCGGTCAGGACAAGTAGGCCTGCCACGAGGGCGGCGAGCAGAGCCCGTCGGACGATCCATCCGGTGCGGCTCGGCCGCCACGTCCGGCCCGCGGGCTCGATGACATGGATCTCGGCCGTCTGATCGACGTCCACAGCCATCAGGCCTCCTTCCCCAGAAGCCCTTGGGGCCTGATGAAAAGGACCACCATCAGGGCGATGAACACCCCGAGCAGGTCCGCGCCCGCGATCTCGGGGAACAGGTATCCGAAGAACGACTCGACGAGCCCGACCACGAAACCTCCGGCCACCGCCCCCGGGATGCTGGTGATCCCACCCAGGACGGCCGCCGTGAACCCCGGGATCAGTCGCCGCGACGTCATGAATCCCGGAGTGAACGCGTCGATCGGAGCGAACAGCATGCCTGCGATCGCGCCGAACAGTGCCGCCATGCCCCACGTGAGCATCGACATCCTGCGCGTGTCCAGGCCGGCTATCCGCGCGGCGAACGGCTCCTGGGACGTAGCGAGAAGAGCCGTGCCGATCGGGCGCGTGAAGAAGAAGCCCAGCAGCGCAAGGACGACCACCAGACCGATCACGATGAGGATCTCCTGGCGGGCCACGTTGGTCCCGAAAGAGAATGCGGGGCCCTTCCACATAGGCGCAATCGACCTGGCCTTCGCCTCACCGAGAATGATCTGGACGGCGATCGAGAACAGGGCGACGCCGGCGGTGGCCACGAGCAGCGTCACGGGCGGGCCGCCCGACAGCGGCCGGACCACGAGAAACTCCGTACCGAGCCCGAAGAGAACCCCGACGATGACGCCTGCCAGGGCCGCGAGAAGCCACCCGTGCCCTCGTTCGAGCACCGCCCAGGCCGCGAAGGTGGCGACGGTGCCGAATTCTCCCTGCGCGAAGTTGAACTGCCTGCTTGCCTTGTAGACGATCACGATGCCGAGCGCCATCAGGCCGTAGCCAGCGCCGACGATCAGACCTATGACCAGTGAGGAGAACATCCAGCAGACCTCGCCTCGAACCGCCCCGGAAGGCGCAATCCTACAGCGTCACCCGCTGCCCACGGCCCGGCTCAAAACCCGCTTGCGAAGGCCTTCTCGGTCTTGTAGGTCCTCGAGGTGCAGTCCGCCCTCAGGAGGTGGACCTGGCTCGAGCCGAAGTGGTTGGTCGGCGAGTTCTGGATGGGCGGAAAGACACCGGACTGCACCGCCGCCTTCTCGCTGGACAGGATGAACGACCCCCTCGACACATCCGGGCCTGCCGCCTCGAACAACTTGTGCAGGGTCTTGTTGAGCCCCCAGAGAGCGATGCCGAGGTCATCGCCGGCGGATCCGTTCTTTTCGCGATACGCCTTGTTGTAGGACGGGTCCAAAGAGTCGATCACGTCGGTGCCGGGGAACGGGGAGAAGAACCTCCCCTTTTCCATGGCGTTTCCGCTGGTGGGACAGCCGGTGCCCAGCACGTCGTTGAGTCCCTTGCTGATGCCGACGCCGACCCACCACGGTCGGTAGCCTCCGGTCCGCGCGGTCAGCTGGATGTAGTGGAGGGGCGCGGTGAGGATATAAACCACCTCGGCCCCCGAACTCTGCAGGGCCGTAGCCGTCTGCTGATACTCAGAGGCGGAGGGGTTCTTGGACATCTTTCGCTCAAGCACCAGCTTCTTGGACCCCATCGCCTTGACGAACGAGTCGCGCGCGTCCTGGAAGTTCGGCGTGTTGGTGTAGACCATCGCGACCTTGTCCTGGAAGCCGGACAGGTCCGGGTGCCGCTGGACCAACTGCCAGAGCAGCGGGCCCTGCTGGGCGTAGGACATCGACACGGCGAAGTAGTTCTTGAGGTTGCGCAGCCCGATCTCGGTCGTGCCAGCGGACAGGTACGGAATGCCCTTGCTCGCGGCATAGCGGGCGCATGCCTGGATCTGGTCGGTGCCTCCGGCTCCGACCAGCAAAAAGACCTTGTCCTGCTCCGCGAGCTTGCGGCACCGGTCTACGGCCGTCGTGGGGTTGTAGTCGTCGTTTTCAAAGAAGATCTTCACGGTCCGGCCGTGCACTTTGGGCGCCCCGGACCATGTCCAGTAGATGTCGCGGCCCTTGGCAAACGCCGAGGCCGGGAACGGAGCGGCACCGGTGACGGGCGCGTGGATCCCGATGCGGATCTCTGTCTCGCTGATACCGGTCTTGTCGCCGGCCTTCACGTTGCCCGCAGCCGGACCGCCTCCGCCTGCGGCTCCGCCCGCACGACCTGCCGCGGCCCCGGCTGCGCCGGCTGCGCCTCCGGCGGCCCCGCCGGCGGCTCCCGCGGCCGCACCGGCATCGCCCGCAGCGCCGGCCCCGGCTTCCCCGGAGGCCTCCTCTCCTGCGGCGCCCGCGGCCAGCCCCGACTCGCCCGACGTCAGCCCCTGGTGCACGCCCGGCTTCTGGCCGCAAGCGGCGAGCACCATCAGCACCGCAAACGCCAGGGCCTGGACCCGCAGGTTCTTCTTCAAGGTCTCGGGACCCCTCGGGTCGGTCGTCTTTCCATCAGCTTGCTGACGGGGCCCGCGCGCCGGGCTGAGGCCTCCACCGGGGCAGCGGCGGTGACCCCCAGCGCGAGCATGTAAAGCGTGCCCAGACCGAGCGGAAGAGCCAGCCACACCCACCAGGGAGTGCGGCCGATCGACCTGGCGACCCTGACCCCCGACAGCCCTCGCGGCTCCTCCTTGGGCGCGGCAACGGAGAAGGTGGGAGCGGAGTCCCCCGCGCTTCCCAGGGACACCGCGTCTCCGGCCAACGAGGAGTCACCGAACGCCGTGCCTGAATCGCCGGCGGCCAGTTCGGCCTCGGCGGCGGCAATGAGCTCGTCGAGAGGGCTGGACCCGCCCTCGAAGGTGATCGCGGCCGTCATCGCGTCGGGGGCAACCCCCGGTCCCCGGATCGCGGCCTGGAAGTTCGCGGGAGCTCCGGGAGCGGGCAGGAAAGCGACCCCGTAGTTCTCGCGGCCCTTGGCCCACTCTGCCGCCATCGGCAGCAGGTCGGCGCGGTAGATGAGGATGTCCCTGGTCCGCTCGCGGTTCTGCGAAGGATCGAACTCGGTTCGGGTTCCGTGTCCGATCTTTTTGATCCCAGCCGTAGCCGCGCAGTCGGTGCTCGGCCTGGAGTCGAACGGGCCCGCGTCGGCGCCGGCCCAATCTGACGTCACGAGGCACAGACGGATCCCCGGTTCCTCAGCGTTGAAGCCCACCGTCCCGGTCTCGGCGCTTGCCTCGACCTGAAACTCGAATCCCACGTCCTTGACCACCGCGTCGAACGGGATGGAGGTGAGATCGATCTTGGCGAAGCCGTACGCGTCGTCGGCCCCGTTAAAGCGCGCGACGTAGACGTAGTTGTCCTTTCGGGGGTAGCCGGGAGTGCCGCCGGTGATCTGCCCGGGGTTCAGGCACGTCCGGGGGTCGGGAGACGGCACCTGGCAGGCGACGCCCGCAGCGGCCGCCCCGCCTGTTCGCGTGGGGTCCTCAGTGCGGGTGTAGTAGCCGGCTTCGGAGATGGATGCCGAGGCGACCTCGGCCGTGGCTCGGGAGGCCGGCAGGAGCAGGATCAGCATCGGGGCTAGGAGCACCAGGACGAAACCACGACGCCCTCGCGGCGAACTCAGCCTCAATGCCACTGTCCACCTCTTCCCGGGGTCTTTGCGGCTCATGTCTTCATGGTCTCAACGCGCCCCGAGGCTTCCGGGTTCTGGCCAGGGGCCCAGTCTACTCCCGACATGCTCCCGTCCCGGCAGGTCACCGCGCCTGCGCGAGCCTGCGGCCGACCTCCTGCCAGTTGACGGTGTTCCACCAGGCCGCGATGTAGTCCGGGCGCTTGTTCTGGTACTTGAGGTAGTAGGCGTGCTCCCACACGTCCAGGCCCAGCAGGGGCGTCAGCCCCTCCATGAGCGGCGAGTCCTGGTTCGGCCTCGCGACGACCTCCAGGCCCCCGTTGCGGACGACCAGCCAGGCCCAGCCGCTGCCGAACTGGTTGGTGGCCGCCTCCGTGAACTTCTCCTTGAACGTGTCAAACGATCCGAAGGCCGAGTCGATCGCGGAGGACACGTCGCCTGAGGGGTTGCCGCCGCCCCCTGGGCCGATGACCGTCCAGAAAAGAGAGTGGTTGGCGTGGCCACCTCCGTGGTTGCGCACGGGGCCCTTGATGTTGTCGGGGACCGACTCGAACT contains the following coding sequences:
- a CDS encoding ABC transporter ATP-binding protein, whose protein sequence is MSVLEVNEVSIRFGGVQALDSVNLTVNEWEIVGLIGPNGAGKTTLFNCITGFYKQTSGRISYRGEDVSELPPHKRAALGIGRTFQTVGLVKSMTVLENMLLAQHMAIEYGAIPGIVGAPLSFAQERALVDRAMQVLDFMSLAHLRDALLPGMPYGTLKMVEVAAVLATDPDLLLLDEPSAGVGPEESYAFGDRLLEMRRELGLTIVMIEHHVPLVVRVCDYIYVLNFGQLLVDGEPEAVRSHPEVVAAYLGGDVEDSHGAA
- a CDS encoding ABC transporter substrate-binding protein translates to MKKNLRVQALAFAVLMVLAACGQKPGVHQGLTSGESGLAAGAAGEEASGEAGAGAAGDAGAAAGAAGGAAGGAAGAAGAAAGRAGGAAGGGGPAAGNVKAGDKTGISETEIRIGIHAPVTGAAPFPASAFAKGRDIYWTWSGAPKVHGRTVKIFFENDDYNPTTAVDRCRKLAEQDKVFLLVGAGGTDQIQACARYAASKGIPYLSAGTTEIGLRNLKNYFAVSMSYAQQGPLLWQLVQRHPDLSGFQDKVAMVYTNTPNFQDARDSFVKAMGSKKLVLERKMSKNPSASEYQQTATALQSSGAEVVYILTAPLHYIQLTARTGGYRPWWVGVGISKGLNDVLGTGCPTSGNAMEKGRFFSPFPGTDVIDSLDPSYNKAYREKNGSAGDDLGIALWGLNKTLHKLFEAAGPDVSRGSFILSSEKAAVQSGVFPPIQNSPTNHFGSSQVHLLRADCTSRTYKTEKAFASGF
- a CDS encoding superoxide dismutase; the protein is MAHTLPDLPYPYEALEPHIDAETMKIHHTKHHQTYVDKLNAAIKGTDLENKDVEALLREFESVPDNIKGPVRNHGGGHANHSLFWTVIGPGGGGNPSGDVSSAIDSAFGSFDTFKEKFTEAATNQFGSGWAWLVVRNGGLEVVARPNQDSPLMEGLTPLLGLDVWEHAYYLKYQNKRPDYIAAWWNTVNWQEVGRRLAQAR
- a CDS encoding branched-chain amino acid ABC transporter permease, whose protein sequence is MAVDVDQTAEIHVIEPAGRTWRPSRTGWIVRRALLAALVAGLLVLTAVVPDFNASHISYAAIFAMVGLSMNLLLGHAGQISLGHQAFVGIGAFTTAFVVTTLKLDFAMALPAAALSGGLAALVLGGAALRVRGLYLALVTLAYGAVAERTIFLFRPFTGGGAGLAAPRPTWLESDNTYAYLCLAFLAVIAYLDWRFIQTKAGRAVQAVRDSERVAASMGINVMAYKLLAFVLSGMVAGLAGGLLGHLVKDVTATPFSFFLALEFVLMTVVGGLGSRLGVIFGSVFFALLDKYLVTALDWLATKPLIGGAFRWILDVAKEPALLVPAVGSLLLILTLIQFPGGIGQQIRPIVRWFQGDRFRLAAMHEGKPTFAGGADVRP
- a CDS encoding branched-chain amino acid ABC transporter permease, which codes for MFSSLVIGLIVGAGYGLMALGIVIVYKASRQFNFAQGEFGTVATFAAWAVLERGHGWLLAALAGVIVGVLFGLGTEFLVVRPLSGGPPVTLLVATAGVALFSIAVQIILGEAKARSIAPMWKGPAFSFGTNVARQEILIVIGLVVVLALLGFFFTRPIGTALLATSQEPFAARIAGLDTRRMSMLTWGMAALFGAIAGMLFAPIDAFTPGFMTSRRLIPGFTAAVLGGITSIPGAVAGGFVVGLVESFFGYLFPEIAGADLLGVFIALMVVLFIRPQGLLGKEA
- a CDS encoding ABC transporter ATP-binding protein, which produces MALLEVSGLTAGYGDLAVLYGLDFEVEEGETGVLLGLNGAGKTTTMMCLAGLLKPTGGKVVFDGEEVTGKDAKHMVGRRVVLSPEGRRVFPGLTVDKNMMIGGWTKRRDKAFVQRQTDMAYDYFPRLRERREQMAGTLSGGEQQMLAIARAMMGDPRLLLIDEASLGLAPVIVKLVFDIIKQINESGVTVILVEQNIGALKIADRAFVIEKGTLVYQARGQEVREGTALREAYMGAPA